From a region of the Gossypium raimondii isolate GPD5lz chromosome 10, ASM2569854v1, whole genome shotgun sequence genome:
- the LOC105777079 gene encoding uncharacterized protein LOC105777079 yields the protein MSFVKGDLLTKTTKLVNGLAKPQPVWLKAMEQAPPATFPRPDGKLKAISLPEDVYIKKFFQKYPVAKGHDAIKISAYDPPPARLFGLRVLELKELGVTEEEAVAVADMEYRMEKKEKKKAYARLKQLARLQGKKPSPNPYPSAIKERQALERKFVRERFSSPEIWKIIEKIKEERRAERFNGTVSSGF from the exons ATGTCGTTCGTGAAAGGAGATTTGTTAACGAAAACAACGAAACTCGTCAATGGTTTGGCCAAACCTCAGCCTGTTTGGCTTAAAGCCATGGAACA GGCTCCACCGGCTACCTTTCCTCGTCCCGATGGAAAACTTAAGGCAATCAGCCTCCCAGAGGATGTTTACATTAAAAAGTTCTTTCAGAAATATCCGGTTGCAAAAGGTCACGATGCCATCAA AATATCTGCTTATGACCCTCCACCGGCACGTCTATTTGGTTTGCGAGTACTTGAATTGAAAGAGCTGGGAGTCACCGAGGAGGAAGCAGTGGCCGTAGCTGAT ATGGAATATCGGATggagaaaaaggagaagaagaaagcaTATGCTCGTTTAAAACAACTTGCCCGTCTTCAAGGAAAGAAACCTTCACCAAACCCGTACCCTAGTGCAATCAAGGAGAGACAAGCGCTGGAGAGAAAGTTTGTCCGAGAACGTTTCTCCAGTCCAGAGATATggaaaattattgaaaaaattaaagaggagCGGCGAGCTGAGAGGTTCAATGGAACAGTCAGTAGTGGCTTTTGA
- the LOC105777156 gene encoding linoleate 13S-lipoxygenase 3-1, chloroplastic, which yields MAVAKEMMGCSSFVSSSKVFLNSTYGFQQKQNRFLFVKPVWVPMEQKRRVHLRKAAKVPVVAAISEDLIKAEAKAVPAQKEKAVEFKVTATITIRNKNKEDFKETLVKHFDAFTDMIGRNVVLELISTEEDPKTMAPKRSKEAVLKDWSKKANVKAEKVYYTAEFTVDSNFGVPGAITVTNKHQKEFFLESITIEDFAYGPLHFPCNSWVQSNKHHPRKRIFFTNQPYLPDQTPKGLRALREKELDDLRGNGKGVRKLSDRVYDFDVYNDLGNPDKGIDYARPMLGGEKVPYPRRCRTGRGPSETDMEAESRVEKPLPIYVPRDEQFEESKQNAFSAGRLRAVLHNLLPQLKASISAHNRDLNSFSDIDGLYKEGLLLKLGFHETVKKLPKMVSKLQESSEGLLKYETPKVVSKDKFAWLRDDEFGRQALAGVNPVNIERLASFPPVSMLDPDIYGPQESALKEEHIAGQLNGMTVQQALDENKLFMVDYHDIYLPFLDRINALDGRKSYATRTIFFLTPSGTLKPVAIELSLPHTSPNSRSKRVVTPPVDATTNWIWQLAKAHVCSNDAGVHQLVNHWLRTHACMEPFILAAHRQLSAMHPIFKLLDPHMRYTLEINALARQSLICADGVIENCFTPGRYCMEMSAAAYRSHWRFDKEGLPADLIRRGIAVPDPTQPHGLKLLIEDYPYASDGLLIWNALENWVRTYVNRYYPNSSLVCNDRELQQWYHESVHVGHADLSKESWWPSLKTTDDLVSILTTLIWLASAQHAALNFGQYPYGGYVPNRPPLMRRLIPDENDLEYANFLADPQKYFLSALPSLLQATKFMAVVDTLSTHSPDEEYLGERQHPSIWSGDAEIIEAFYGFSAEIRRIEKEIEKRNADPNLKNRCGAGVLPYELLAPSSGPGVTCRGVPNSVSI from the exons ATGGCAGTGGCTAAAGAAATGATGGGTTGTTCTTCATTTGTGTCTTCATCGAAAGTGTTTCTAAATTCAACTTATGGTTTCCAACAGAAACAGAACCGGTTCCTCTTTGTTAAACCTGTCTGGGTTCCAATGGAACAAAAGAGAAGGGTGCATTTGAGGAAAGCTGCTAAGGTCCCTGTGGTGGCTGCTATCAGTGAAGACTTGATAAAAGCCGAGGCCAAAGCCGTGCCTGCTCAAAAGGAAAAAGCTGTTGAGTTTAAGGTGACTGCTACTATAACTATCAGGAACAAGAACAAGGAAGATTTTAAAGAGACTTTAGTTAAGCATTTCGATGCTTTTACCGACATGATCGGAAGGAATGTCGTTTTGGAACTCATTAGTACTGAAGAAGATCCTA AAACCATGGCTCCAAAGAGAAGCAAAGAAGCAGTGTTGAAGGATTGGTCCAAGAAAGCAAACGTTAAAGCCGAGAAAGTTTATTACACGGCGGAATTCACGGTGGACTCGAATTTCGGAGTGCCGGGTGCTATCACGGTGACCAACAAGCACCAAAAGGAATTTTTCCTGGAAAGCATCACCATTGAAGATTTTGCTTATGGTCCTCTGCATTTTCCCTGCAATTCTTGGGTACAATCCAACAAACACCATCCTCGGAAACGGATTTTCTTCACCAATCAG CCTTATTTACCCGACCAGACACCGAAAGGTCTAAGAGCATTAAGAGAGAAAGAGCTAGACGATCTGAGGGGCAATGGCAAAGGTGTAAGGAAACTCTCTGACAGGGTTTACGACTTCGATGTATACAATGACTTGGGAAATCCAGACAAGGGCATTGATTATGCCAGGCCGATGCTCGGTGGTGAAAAAGTGCCTTACCCGAGACGGTGTCGCACTGGCCGTGGTCCTAGTGAAACAG ACATGGAAGCAGAGAGCAGAGTTGAGAAGCCATTGCCAATTTACGTGCCTAGAGATGAACAATTTGAGGAGTCGAAGCAGAACGCTTTCTCGGCAGGGAGGCTTAGAGCAGTGCTACACAACTTGTTGCCGCAGTTGAAAGCCAGCATTTCCGCCCATAACCGCGACCTTAACTCCTTTTCCGATATTGATGGTCTTTACAAAGAAGGGCTCCTTCTCAAATTAGGCTTTCACGAAACAGTGAAGAAGTTGCCGAAAATGGTCAGCAAATTACAAGAATCTAGTGAAGGACTCCTCAAATATGAAACCCCTAAAGTTGTTTCCA AGGACAAGTTTGCCTGGTTGCGCGATGATGAATTTGGCCGCCAAGCATTGGCTGGTGTCAACCCTGTCAACATCGAGAGACTTGCGTCTTTTCCACCAGTGAGCATGCTCGACCCCGATATCTATGGCCCCCAGGAATCTGCACTCAAAGAAGAGCACATTGCGGGCCAACTTAATGGCATGACTGTTCAACAG GCTTTGGATGAAAACAAGTTGTTTATGGTGGATTATCATGACATTTACCTACCGTTTCTTGATCGGATTAATGCTCTTGATGGCCGAAAATCATATGCTACTCGTACCATATTTTTCTTGACTCCGAGCGGGACTCTCAAGCCAGTCGCCATTGAACTAAGCCTCCCTCACACCTCACCAAATTCCCGATCCAAACGTGTCGTCACACCTCCTGTTGATGCAACCACAAATTGGATTTGGCAGCTTGCTAAGGCTCACGTTTGCTCCAATGATGCTGGTGTTCACCAATTGGTTAACCACTG GTTACGAACACATGCATGCATGGAGCCTTTTATATTGGCTGCACATAGGCAATTGAGCGCAATGCACCCGATCTTTAAGCTTTTGGATCCACACATGAGATATACGCTAGAGATCAATGCCCTAGCTCGCCAAAGCTTGATCTGCGCTGATGGTGTTATCGAGAACTGCTTCACTCCCGGTCGCTACTGCATGGAGATGAGTGCTGCTGCTTATCGGAGCCATTGGCGCTTCGACAAGGAAGGCCTGCCTGCGGATCTAATCCGAAG GGGAATTGCGGTTCCTGACCCGACACAGCCACATGGTCTCAAGCTCCTGATTGAAGACTACCCATATGCCTCGGACGGGCTACTGATATGGAATGCTCTCGAGAATTGGGTTCGAACCTATGTGAACCGTTACTACCCGAATTCAAGCCTGGTGTGCAATGACAGAGAGCTACAGCAATGGTACCATGAGTCTGTCCATGTAGGCCATGCTGATCTCAGCAAAGAGTCGTGGTGGCCCTCATTGAAGACAACGGATGATCTAGTTTCCATCCTAACCACCCTCATTTGGCTCGCTTCGGCCCAACACGCTGCACTTAATTTCGGACAGTACCCTTATGGTGGCTATGTCCCCAACCGTCCTCCTCTAATGAGGAGATTAATACCCGATGAAAACGACCTCGAGTATGCTAATTTCCTTGCTGATCCACAAAAATATTTCCTATCAGCGTTGCCAAGTTTATTACAAGCAACAAAGTTCATGGCCGTGGTCGACACCTTATCGACACACTCACCCGATGAGGAGTACTTAGGAGAACGACAGCATCCGTCGATTTGGTCTGGTGACGCCGAGATAATCGAAGCCTTTTATGGGTTCTCAGCAGAGATCAGACGGATAGAAAAAGAGATCGAGAAAAGGAATGCCGATCCTAATCTAAAGAACCGGTGCGGAGCCGGGGTGTTACCATATGAGTTGCTTGCACCTAGCTCAGGTCCTGGGGTAACATGTAGGGGCGTCCCTAACAGTGTTTCAATCTGA